CAGCGCCACCATCACGCGAGGTGCACCTGTGGTGGAGGCATATTGACCACTCGAAACACCGGCCCACTGAAAGGAAAAGAACCCGCCGCTGGATCCGTTCGTGATCGTGACCGTGTGCGCACCCACAGCTCCCAGGGGGATTCCAACAGCCCAGATTGTGTCGGACGTTCCATTGGGGGTGCTGATAAAACGTCCGGCATTCGCGATTGTCGAAAGCGTCGCGACGGTTTTTCCATCCACTTGTACCGTCGCTGTTCCGCCATTCACCTTGCCTGCGTCGAAGACGCGATAAGCGATGTACAGCGTGCGGCCGTCGACGGTCTGCTGGACGGGAAAGCTGAGCGAAGCGCCCGCCGTGTTTGTGGCGACTCCGATGTTCAGGTCGGGGGTCCATGCCGACGAGACATTCAGCGATGATCCGAGCACCTTATCGTTTGCCGGGAGAGCGAGCCATGAAAGCATTGCAGTCATCGCATTGATGAAGTTCGGCAGACAACCGGTCTGTCCTCCGCACTGCAGCAGATCGTTGGTACCCACCATCAGCGTGTAGAGTTGCCTCCGCCCCAGGGCCGGAACAGCATTCGGCATCACCCAGGCGCGTGCGGTATCCGCGGCCATATCTCCCGCGCGGCAAAGATTCTGCGCCGTGGTGCCGGAGAGCGAGCTGTCAAAGACCCCGGCATATCCAAGAGTCGAGTAGATGTTTCCCGAGGCTCCCTGCGGCGTTGCATAGTAGCCGCATGTGATGGACGCGCCGAAGTTGGTGACCGTCGCATATTTCGGGGCGACAGGAGTTTGAGGACCGCTGGATGAGGGTGCGCCGGCAGCAGTGTTGGTGACGACCGCGCAACCTGCAAGGACAGCGCAAAGCACGGCGCCCGCGCCGAGGGCACATGCCGCGCGGATTTTCCTGGCGCGAAGGTTGCCAGTGCGTGCATGCCGCGAGCCCTGAGACAATGAACGGGAATGGGACCTCAAAGACACAATCCTCAGCATACGGAATCAGATGCAGGTGAGCGAAAACTTAAGTTCCTCGCCGAAGTAATCGTCGAGCAGGCACTTAAGTCAGGAGCCGCGGACGCCGAAGCCGTCGCGTTTGAGGGTGACGAGTTCTCCGTCCACGTGCGCATGGGTGAGGTGGACGAGCTGACGGAGTCGGGCTCGCGGGCGATGGGCCTGAGGGTGTTCTTTGAGGCTGACGGCGGGCAGCGCACGGCGAGCACCTCAACGTCGGACCTGAGTGAGGACGGACTGCGGCGGCTGGTGAGTGGCGCGATCGAGCTGGCGAAGGTGACGGGCGCCGATCCGTTTGCCGGACTGCCGGAGCGCGAGGCGTTTGGCTCGCTTGCAGTGGAGGATCTGGCGCTGTACTTCGACGACATCGACAGCGTTGCGCCCGAGGAGCGGATTGAGATTGCGAAGCGCTGCGAGGCGGCGGCGCTGGGCATGGATACGCGGATCCAGAACAGCCGCGGGGCGGGATTCGACCTGAGCACGTCGCGACGGGTGATGGTGAACTCGCGGGGATTTTCGGGAGAATATCGGCGCAGCTACTGCGGTTTCTCAACGACGCCGATTGCGCAGGATGAGGGCGGAATGCAAACGGGGCACTGGTACTCGAGCGCACGCACGCCGCGGCTGCTGGAAGACCCGGAAGAGATTGGGCGGATTGCGGCGCAACGTGCGCTGCGCAAGCTCGGGGCGCGGCGCGTCCCGACCTGCCAGGTTCCGGTGGTGTTTCCTCCGGAGGTCTCGCGCGGGCTGATGGCGAACCTGCTGCACGCAGCCGATGGCGATTCGATTTACCGCAATGCGTCGATGTTTGCGGGGAAGCTGGGTGAGCAGGTGGCGGGGGAGAACATCACGATCGTGGATGACGGGACGATGGTGTTCGACCATGTGCTGCCGAATGGGACGAGCTTGCGGGTGGGTGGATTTGGGACGTCGCCATTCGATGGGGATGGATTGCCGACTCGGAGGACAGTGGTTGTCGAGCGCGGCGTGCTGAAGGAACTGCTGCTGAACACCTACACCGC
This genomic interval from Acidobacteriaceae bacterium contains the following:
- a CDS encoding TldD/PmbA family protein; translation: MGPQRHNPQHTESDAGERKLKFLAEVIVEQALKSGAADAEAVAFEGDEFSVHVRMGEVDELTESGSRAMGLRVFFEADGGQRTASTSTSDLSEDGLRRLVSGAIELAKVTGADPFAGLPEREAFGSLAVEDLALYFDDIDSVAPEERIEIAKRCEAAALGMDTRIQNSRGAGFDLSTSRRVMVNSRGFSGEYRRSYCGFSTTPIAQDEGGMQTGHWYSSARTPRLLEDPEEIGRIAAQRALRKLGARRVPTCQVPVVFPPEVSRGLMANLLHAADGDSIYRNASMFAGKLGEQVAGENITIVDDGTMVFDHVLPNGTSLRVGGFGTSPFDGDGLPTRRTVVVERGVLKELLLNTYTARKLNMKSNGKAARGLAGAPGIGGGNYFLEPGELTPEEIVRDVQRGLFVLGTMGFGVNLVTGDYSQGAVGLWIEDGELTHAVEEVTIAGNLKEMFRNVSAIGNDLEFRGSGAVPTVRVEGMTVAGS